Sequence from the Amycolatopsis sp. NBC_00345 genome:
AGAGTGGTGCCGTGCATCGGCGAGCCGAGCGTGACGACGCGGCGGGCCTGGTGCTCCCCGCCGTCACGCGCCACCCAGAGCCGGGCCACGACGCCGCCGGCCGAATAGCCGATCACGTCGACGGACGGGGCGCCGTTGTCGTATGCGCGCTCCACCGCGTCGGCGAGGACATCGACCTGCTGCCCGAGGTCACCGGTCCCGTCGCCGACGAGGGTGAGCACCTGCGCGTCGCGGCCGGTGGCCCGGTGGATGCGGTCGGCGAGCTGCAGCAGCCCGCCGCGCCCGCCGCCGTAGCCGGGCACCAGCAGCACCGGGCCGGGCCGGTCCTGCGCGGGCCGGCCGGACCGCGGCGCGGCGCTGGACCCGGCCGTCGTCAGCACCGCGGCCACGACCCCGGCGACGACCACCAGCGCCGCACCGCCGAGCAGCACGCGGCGGCGGGGGCTCAGGCCGGTCCAGGGGTTCCGCATGCCTCCATGGTGCCTGCGCGGGTCCGGCGGTGCGCCCCAATGTGGCGTTCGGTGCGTTGGACGCACCCAATGTGGCGTTCGGTGCGTTGAGCGCAACCAACGCCACATTGGGGCGCTGGGGCGCTGGGGCGCCGCTGGAACGGCTCAGGAAGCGGCGGCGGCCTCGCGCTGGATCTGCTCGAACTGCGCCCCCATCGCGGCGGCCAGCGCCTGCGCGGCGGACAGCGGGCGGACCATCACCGTCAGCTCGTCGACCAGGCCGTCCGCGTCGAGGTGGAGGAAGTCGGCGCCTTCGACCCGGGT
This genomic interval carries:
- a CDS encoding esterase/lipase family protein, translating into MRNPWTGLSPRRRVLLGGAALVVVAGVVAAVLTTAGSSAAPRSGRPAQDRPGPVLLVPGYGGGRGGLLQLADRIHRATGRDAQVLTLVGDGTGDLGQQVDVLADAVERAYDNGAPSVDVIGYSAGGVVARLWVARDGGEHQARRVVTLGSPMHGTTLAAAGGALVPGACPTACQQLIPGSPLLRALPPLPPGLPWLSVWTEHDETVTPPESARLDGAVNVALQGICPADGAAHGDLPTDPAVTALVLRALGPAPLRAPTGCLS